A genomic segment from Actinomadura hallensis encodes:
- a CDS encoding glycosyltransferase family 2 protein, which produces MAPTLDRHVVTAVLVAHDGARWLPETLKALLTQARPVQRLLTVDTGSRDRGPAVLAEVVGRPAVLTLPRTTGYGEAVAEALRQDAASAPVPGDAHGRPPGPGALTRESGAHRSGAHRSGAHTAAGHTAAGHTAAGHTAAGHGSGAHAAGVPQPDGQGDRTEWIWLLHDDCAPAPDALACLLRTADTDPGIAVLGPKVRDWDDRRVLRELGFTVDAAGRRETGLDRREFDQGQHDGVRDVLAVGSAGMLVRRDVWDRLGGFDVEYGIFRDDLDFCWRVHAAGHRVVTASDAVVYHAEAARRGLREIGMTAEHPARLDRRNALYTLLANQPLPAMWRALARNVWASLVHALHLVVTKRPAAAREEVRALADVLRDPGRLRRARAARAEGRTRVHRTVRRFQTRNVVLRRTAEAVSEYLAAHERDRVDGEEGPSGEPGPVRRFLARPGVVLVLALTAVAVAAERSLPTAAGRLGGGALVPAWGGASDLWAQYLSGWHPVGLGSDAGSPPYVGVLAVLSTITFGKPWLAVSILLLGSVPLAGLSAYYASRLLVARPPRPLRRAHARRRRVPLSVPASVSVPAVRAWFAAVYALLPAATGAIAGGRLGTAVVHVLLPLIAVHVARVYGFPRPRPAEGGTGVEGGPAPRGGGAEAEARARRKRAGRSAWTVALLLAVAMAFVPLTWLIGVAAAALVRVLFDRPGRSARRHLVIALGVPPLLTLPWTAGLLLHPSRFLTEAGLHRGFEPADAAGLLLLDPGGPGTPARWALAGLLAVAVAALALRGRRNVVLAGWLLAIFALLVAVVTSAATVTKGADAAPAWPGVALIFAGAGVLVAATAAVQRAVEALTGDHPVYQAGGAAVALAALTAPVLAAGCWVAGGAGGPLTKVNPDTVPQFVHGPRGVRTLVLNSEPTGRVTYTVLRDAPPRIGEAEVADGGRARDRLDDLVAGLVAGREGDAGPALTRMGIQYLLVPYPRTDAVTKALDEAPELTRLSRTGTFAVWRVPSQSARMMLLDGPAVTPLPSGRIDARAQIPPGNDRRTLLLAEPADGGWRATLDGRELKGRTVDGWAQGYEIPASGGEFRLSRSMTMRHTWLVVQGVALLVVVALALPGARADALAFTGERERRRRRRRGRRRATHARVRHEPPAPEPVEERSPEEVS; this is translated from the coding sequence TTGGCCCCCACTCTCGATCGCCATGTCGTCACGGCCGTCCTCGTCGCCCACGACGGTGCGCGGTGGCTTCCGGAGACGCTGAAGGCGCTGCTGACGCAGGCGCGTCCGGTGCAGCGCCTCCTGACGGTGGACACCGGAAGCCGCGACCGCGGTCCCGCGGTGCTCGCCGAGGTCGTCGGCCGCCCCGCCGTGCTCACGCTGCCGCGCACCACCGGCTACGGCGAGGCCGTCGCCGAGGCCCTGCGCCAGGACGCGGCGTCCGCCCCCGTCCCCGGCGACGCCCACGGCCGGCCGCCCGGCCCCGGCGCCCTCACCCGCGAGTCCGGCGCGCACCGGTCCGGCGCGCACCGGTCCGGAGCGCACACGGCCGCCGGGCACACGGCCGCCGGGCACACGGCCGCCGGGCACACGGCCGCCGGGCACGGCTCCGGCGCGCACGCGGCCGGCGTCCCGCAGCCGGACGGCCAGGGGGACCGCACGGAGTGGATCTGGCTGCTCCACGACGACTGCGCGCCCGCCCCCGACGCGCTCGCCTGCCTACTGCGGACCGCCGACACCGACCCCGGCATCGCGGTGCTGGGCCCCAAGGTCCGCGACTGGGACGACCGGCGCGTCCTGCGCGAGCTGGGCTTCACCGTCGACGCCGCCGGGCGCCGCGAGACCGGCCTGGACCGCCGCGAGTTCGACCAGGGCCAGCACGACGGCGTCCGCGACGTGCTCGCCGTCGGCAGCGCCGGGATGCTGGTCCGCCGCGACGTGTGGGACCGGCTCGGCGGCTTCGACGTCGAGTACGGCATCTTCCGCGACGACCTGGACTTCTGCTGGCGGGTGCACGCCGCCGGGCATCGCGTGGTGACGGCGAGCGACGCGGTCGTGTACCACGCCGAGGCGGCCCGGCGCGGGCTCCGCGAGATCGGCATGACCGCCGAGCATCCGGCCCGCCTCGACCGCCGCAACGCGCTGTACACGCTGCTGGCGAACCAGCCGCTCCCGGCGATGTGGCGCGCGCTGGCCCGCAACGTCTGGGCGTCGCTCGTCCACGCGCTGCACCTGGTGGTCACCAAGCGTCCGGCGGCGGCGCGGGAGGAGGTCCGCGCGCTCGCCGACGTGCTGCGCGACCCGGGGCGGCTGCGCCGCGCGCGGGCCGCCAGGGCCGAGGGCCGGACGCGCGTGCACCGCACCGTCCGCCGCTTCCAGACCCGCAACGTCGTGCTGCGCCGGACGGCCGAGGCGGTCTCGGAGTACCTCGCCGCCCACGAGCGCGACCGCGTGGACGGCGAGGAGGGCCCCTCCGGCGAGCCGGGCCCGGTCCGCCGGTTCCTGGCCCGCCCCGGGGTCGTCCTCGTCCTGGCGCTCACCGCCGTCGCGGTCGCCGCCGAACGCTCCCTGCCGACCGCCGCCGGGCGGCTCGGCGGCGGCGCGCTCGTCCCCGCCTGGGGCGGTGCGAGCGACCTGTGGGCGCAGTACCTGTCGGGCTGGCATCCGGTCGGGCTCGGCAGCGACGCGGGCAGCCCGCCGTACGTCGGGGTCCTCGCCGTGCTGTCCACGATCACGTTCGGCAAGCCGTGGCTGGCGGTGTCGATCCTGCTGCTGGGCAGCGTGCCGCTCGCGGGGCTCAGCGCCTACTACGCGTCCCGGCTGCTGGTGGCCAGGCCGCCGCGCCCCCTGCGGCGGGCCCACGCGCGCCGCCGCCGCGTGCCCCTCTCCGTGCCCGCGTCCGTCTCCGTCCCCGCCGTGCGGGCGTGGTTCGCCGCCGTGTACGCGCTGCTGCCCGCCGCCACCGGCGCCATCGCGGGCGGACGGCTGGGCACCGCCGTCGTGCACGTCCTGCTGCCGCTGATCGCCGTGCACGTCGCCCGCGTCTACGGGTTCCCGCGGCCGCGCCCGGCCGAGGGCGGCACCGGCGTCGAGGGCGGCCCGGCTCCGCGCGGGGGCGGGGCCGAGGCGGAGGCGCGGGCGCGGCGCAAGCGCGCCGGGAGGTCCGCGTGGACGGTCGCGCTGCTGTTGGCCGTCGCGATGGCGTTCGTCCCGCTCACCTGGCTGATCGGCGTGGCCGCGGCGGCGCTGGTGCGGGTGCTGTTCGACCGGCCCGGACGGTCCGCGCGGCGCCACCTCGTCATCGCGCTCGGCGTCCCGCCGCTGCTGACGCTCCCGTGGACGGCCGGCCTCCTGCTGCACCCGTCGCGGTTCCTCACGGAGGCGGGCCTGCACCGCGGGTTCGAGCCCGCCGACGCCGCCGGCCTGCTCCTCCTGGACCCGGGCGGGCCCGGCACCCCCGCGCGGTGGGCGCTGGCGGGGCTCCTGGCCGTGGCGGTCGCCGCGCTGGCGCTGCGCGGACGCCGCAACGTCGTGCTCGCCGGGTGGCTGCTGGCCATCTTCGCGCTGCTCGTCGCGGTCGTGACCAGCGCCGCCACCGTCACCAAGGGCGCGGACGCGGCGCCCGCCTGGCCCGGGGTCGCGCTGATCTTCGCGGGCGCCGGGGTGCTGGTCGCCGCGACGGCCGCGGTCCAGCGCGCCGTCGAGGCGCTGACGGGCGACCACCCGGTCTACCAGGCCGGCGGGGCGGCGGTGGCCCTCGCCGCGCTCACCGCCCCCGTCCTGGCCGCCGGGTGCTGGGTGGCCGGGGGCGCGGGCGGCCCGCTGACCAAGGTGAATCCCGACACCGTCCCCCAGTTCGTGCACGGGCCGCGCGGGGTGAGGACCCTCGTCCTGAACAGCGAGCCGACCGGACGCGTCACCTACACGGTCCTCCGGGACGCGCCCCCGCGCATCGGCGAGGCGGAGGTCGCGGACGGCGGCCGCGCCCGCGACCGCCTGGACGACCTCGTCGCCGGCCTGGTGGCCGGCCGGGAAGGCGACGCCGGACCCGCGCTGACCCGGATGGGCATCCAGTACCTCCTGGTGCCCTATCCCCGGACGGACGCCGTCACCAAGGCCCTGGACGAGGCGCCCGAACTGACGCGCCTCAGCCGTACGGGGACGTTCGCGGTGTGGAGGGTCCCGTCGCAGTCCGCCCGGATGATGCTCCTGGACGGACCGGCCGTCACCCCGCTGCCCTCGGGACGCATCGACGCCCGCGCGCAGATCCCCCCTGGCAATGACCGGCGCACGCTGCTCCTGGCCGAGCCGGCCGACGGCGGCTGGCGGGCCACCCTGGACGGCCGGGAGCTCAAGGGGAGGACCGTGGACGGCTGGGCGCAGGGCTACGAGATCCCCGCCTCCGGCGGAGAGTTCCGGCTGTCCAGGTCCATGACCATGCGGCACACGTGGCTGGTCGTGCAGGGCGTCGCCCTCCTCGTGGTGGTCGCCCTGGCGCTGCCCGGCGCGCGGGCCGACGCCCTGGCGTTCACCGGCGAACGCGAGCGGCGCCGCAGGAGGAGGCGGGGCCGCCGGCGCGCGACCCACGCCCGGGTCCGGCACGAGCCCCCGGCCCCCGAGCCGGTGGAAGAGCGCAGCCCGGAGGAGGTCTCGTGA
- a CDS encoding WhiB family transcriptional regulator, whose protein sequence is MSEVVIPLAHGTDGEELGWQERALCAQTDPEAFFPEKGGSTREAKKVCRACEVRTECLEYALQHDERFGIWGGLSERERRKLKRQAV, encoded by the coding sequence GTGAGCGAGGTGGTCATCCCGCTGGCGCACGGCACAGACGGTGAAGAGTTGGGCTGGCAGGAGCGCGCACTGTGCGCGCAGACCGACCCGGAGGCGTTTTTTCCGGAGAAGGGCGGCTCCACTCGCGAGGCCAAGAAGGTGTGCCGGGCTTGCGAGGTGCGTACGGAGTGCCTTGAGTACGCGCTCCAGCACGACGAGCGTTTCGGCATCTGGGGAGGGCTCTCCGAGCGGGAGCGCCGGAAGCTGAAGCGCCAGGCCGTCTAG